A genomic segment from Mycoplasmopsis arginini encodes:
- a CDS encoding SGNH/GDSL hydrolase family protein, whose protein sequence is MKTNKIVKKVAKISTGVALGLVIPVVSSSCNTNISRGDDEEKQKIDKSNLQKPVNGKVNYLAIGDDYTIGNNNSENAKNNNFFDKENKEVYGISYASYLANAILLLDDEKTTLNQYENYGLSYSTSEDWLYLLNPKKYLKSNTFDQTISLNNSLGFFNKDINSANLISKIKDSNLLTISLGFNDIFKKHEILATILNNYENEEEAQNYLNNYLTLLRTRILEFKENYSKIIKEIRLLNKDININLIGLTAPTLQAINLNWENKNNVFKLITTELNKKIEQVAKDNDVNFYNFANQEEIYNNAEQFSTDFFSILPSNNAYKKLAQDVFAKMSMNKSDYNALFNNKIISTHSKAIDFDKKATTIKSLVFGVVGNGIDTYKKPYPFEKNNKNRELISSENKNIFTQKMLIELKNHFNSLDNNDLKPFIENVFNIFDIKDSKIKDWFFNLFDKTLENNKKELLFNLFNQLFESDFLQNLLNRANFKISELLAKKSFQNTTLSEIRQIVNNELREKENIYQILKSVLNTNYLKLEENKGFVKENLTSLIKVIFSEELAKKIFPEKLSLIWEKASKDEAVFEKFNNLIETIVEKLLTNNVSYFENNKLDDFVNVLLKDSKNEIIDLFKVVIEWITNDEEFFEKTTNDLVTDLQNIYNIPQERIEDIKFFIQKAIINLKDFQYSYEFLDLFIETILKTPKDNENLKSFEIIKAFVNGLIFNTEDANKNNRVFFALISNNPNLTDSDLEKYKNGMKYLGVGLIEVENYIKPEKIGNLLDADFRISILNFFSNVSNNPDNILNNDGKKYIKELLSLLIDDITKEKSLLNQILDKLGDYIAIYPLTNYIKKTKFENQILASNPQVNNIEEFIKNGYQNLYKSINSKIVIDKLKLFVNDLIDYGSEYDKSSSLSFVISSLKRIKQNGTVDLLKTLLSQISSTNNAELFVDILATYLKSHLQIELSVEERNLLATYIQNLLVSVKDSDLFNYFINGFEDIAKRIDSNVITDFKKLGNFLKQELTTLLTNSTNAKNIQQLLDFISLKNVADKQDFNKFINVLAIFLRNERIVNLILEKSNLKELISSLRNKINLESLPEEIRDDVQQLINNAIDLLTEKWDEKINPKIKELISNLVSNEKIKQVNNLNQLLSLLLKDNKDFIKEFTTDLIDNLLLNSDDNKNTLVEIAIYFISQKINYDKLSEEDKKAIKSIIKKGVDFTKDNQLSKNIVDGLLNTLILNVENHGIDFNKYNWSNLLDSIKVSESVDVFDLINKFLTDKISKDELKTLIKVLLINTSEIIKLIDLNNSTNSKETNFEETEEGTSNQQNSNVEKVLNFVKNIINKLSAENKRELIPYVIDAIYDVKENEALKNFLINKLGLAFKQLDQNLISEIIGNQQPSNALARKIIEKSYQLLLNENNKQSFKLILESLFADEHQIELNLKNLLVKLLKNADANNLSAFISNNISTLLADEEIIQLLSKTSIVLLKKQLNITFDDNEERILLSYIKPLLQSMPNNELIIDFKDAIFNKLKQLEENATFNDLQTKFTETINEFFTFDKEKINKLLNLLIIKTNSEINGEAKLVDSLKILLKKQPIWNLVWNNFNLKTFISNTLTNINLKNSGLGDSSKSALNKVIQKLKEFIEQNYDTLIKANIDLLIEKLLSDDVLENVNSFETWFEKFVTVNKEWLIEKLDEIVNTFLSHEHGNNLREKIADFLVEIFAEKLNNITFENTQKQDLKATFLKLINYVGGFNITKGIAKSTIETLIKNIQQYHFEFNEYDFNGLIDVIEIFNSINIEKILEFLNRLESKDLSTIILLIINNFEKIEALFKVSQSVESSEESAETTNNKNTKIIQFNEKEGIKIYIGDLFKLFKASLSILNEQDRQLIKSKIPSLVEKIRKSQKIKSFIGDKLQVLTSAILKEDNSATEFANKTKEKIVDILFVNEDTKDFLTSIINSLINLDKSALNDINTMNDLVKKLLSSNKETIKNFIKKLVQNASQDETYITNLFKFVLSILNNKLAFDTTGDEVQNISSLATRIVKNLSSKNIVTDLIEKLFEGIIDLEIFDQEGQFDTNALVQKTITALKAIDWKSLFTSKNVEDLFKAILGENLTKDQLFNEFNSLYQYLVRNIPKLNKNKENSSENEETPNPDSVISKEQKAFLKNIESTIYNVLVGLNGSLEAEESARKEAIVDIAHTIFKDQIKKINWKEIDQEVIPKNELQTIVDRFIEKSVLKDLIKDVATDFLTKPKVEAENIGEIVHKTLQKVSEKLKGNVTKVIEAIISDDELMRIVLSHIMNYLKLENTTEEDVVFLKELVVAIIQDLIKTEYYKRKIVKRTVDHVVNYSKNFTIFEPLKWLTDAINKIKSGFSFGDIKIVASFIGQNKAINGERLVKLINLLFGKSNLENSILYNNLRNLNMDPDRSKRTNMQTLLNFIKIGNISSGSSSAPSDDPDNISPDLDALKLMDEIFKILYQQYNKNSNTSNSSFKVRSKTPEWQAVYRFKVAMDFIIFEMFGRESLVSDRDVKGRKINLYSGVRSILWEIQEGTNISAIPFLSSKFSGMQSYFNNEENRRQFTNYVKSESGWGFWKSWSYFEENDYGPESITYIIISSGYNQSEMNKLTKFKYKVRENGPEYEISKKDYILLTLKEGGYGKFMKINDRQSSANWSKLNQVNKDDFY, encoded by the coding sequence ATGAAAACAAATAAAATTGTCAAAAAAGTTGCAAAAATTTCAACCGGTGTAGCACTTGGTTTAGTTATACCTGTTGTGTCATCATCATGTAATACAAATATTTCAAGAGGAGATGATGAGGAAAAACAAAAAATTGATAAAAGTAATTTACAAAAACCTGTTAATGGTAAAGTAAATTACCTTGCAATCGGTGATGATTATACTATTGGTAATAATAACAGCGAAAATGCAAAGAATAATAACTTTTTTGATAAAGAAAATAAAGAAGTGTATGGTATATCATATGCTTCATATTTAGCTAACGCTATTTTACTTTTAGATGATGAAAAAACAACATTAAATCAATATGAAAACTATGGTTTGTCATATTCAACATCAGAAGATTGATTATATTTATTAAATCCAAAAAAATATTTGAAATCTAATACATTTGATCAAACAATTAGTTTAAATAATTCATTAGGATTTTTTAATAAAGACATTAATTCAGCAAATCTTATTTCTAAAATTAAAGACTCAAACCTACTAACAATTTCTCTAGGTTTTAATGATATTTTCAAAAAACACGAAATTTTAGCAACAATTTTAAATAATTACGAAAATGAAGAAGAAGCACAAAACTATTTAAATAATTATTTAACTCTTTTAAGAACAAGAATTCTAGAATTTAAAGAAAATTATTCAAAAATTATTAAGGAAATTAGATTATTAAACAAAGATATAAATATTAACTTAATAGGTTTAACTGCACCAACACTTCAAGCTATTAATTTGAATTGAGAAAATAAAAATAATGTCTTTAAATTAATAACTACTGAATTAAATAAAAAAATAGAACAAGTAGCAAAAGACAATGATGTTAATTTCTATAATTTTGCAAATCAAGAAGAAATTTACAATAATGCTGAACAATTTTCAACTGATTTTTTCAGTATACTTCCAAGTAACAATGCTTATAAAAAATTAGCTCAAGATGTTTTTGCAAAAATGTCTATGAATAAATCAGATTATAATGCTTTATTCAATAACAAAATTATTTCAACGCATAGTAAGGCTATTGATTTTGATAAAAAAGCAACAACTATTAAATCGTTAGTATTTGGTGTAGTTGGAAACGGCATTGACACTTACAAAAAACCTTATCCTTTTGAAAAAAATAATAAGAATAGGGAATTAATTAGTTCGGAAAATAAAAATATTTTTACTCAAAAAATGTTAATCGAATTGAAAAATCATTTCAATTCTTTAGACAATAATGATTTAAAGCCATTTATTGAAAATGTGTTTAATATTTTTGATATAAAAGATTCTAAAATTAAAGATTGATTTTTTAATTTATTTGATAAAACTTTAGAAAACAACAAAAAAGAATTACTATTCAATTTATTTAATCAACTATTCGAATCTGATTTTCTTCAAAATTTATTAAATAGAGCTAACTTTAAAATATCAGAATTATTAGCTAAAAAATCTTTCCAAAATACTACATTATCAGAAATAAGACAAATTGTAAATAATGAGTTAAGAGAAAAAGAAAATATATACCAAATTTTAAAATCAGTTTTAAACACAAATTATTTAAAATTAGAAGAAAATAAAGGCTTTGTTAAGGAAAATTTAACTAGTTTAATTAAAGTTATTTTTTCAGAAGAATTAGCAAAGAAAATTTTTCCTGAAAAATTAAGTTTAATTTGAGAAAAAGCTTCAAAAGATGAAGCAGTTTTTGAAAAATTTAATAATTTAATTGAAACAATAGTAGAAAAATTATTAACAAATAATGTTTCTTATTTTGAAAATAATAAATTGGATGATTTTGTAAATGTTTTACTAAAAGATTCTAAGAATGAAATTATAGATTTATTCAAAGTTGTCATTGAGTGAATTACAAATGATGAAGAATTTTTTGAAAAAACAACAAATGATTTAGTAACTGATTTACAAAATATTTACAATATTCCACAAGAACGGATTGAGGATATTAAATTCTTTATTCAGAAAGCAATAATTAACCTAAAAGATTTTCAATATTCATATGAGTTTTTAGATTTATTTATTGAAACAATTTTAAAAACACCAAAAGATAATGAAAATCTAAAATCATTCGAAATTATAAAGGCTTTTGTTAATGGTTTAATTTTTAACACTGAAGATGCAAATAAAAATAATCGTGTATTTTTTGCTTTAATAAGTAATAATCCTAATTTAACAGATTCTGATTTAGAAAAATACAAAAATGGAATGAAGTATTTAGGTGTTGGCTTAATTGAAGTAGAAAACTATATAAAACCGGAAAAAATTGGTAATTTATTAGATGCTGATTTCAGAATTTCAATACTAAATTTCTTTTCAAATGTATCTAATAACCCTGATAATATTTTGAATAATGATGGCAAAAAATATATTAAAGAATTATTATCATTACTAATTGATGATATTACTAAAGAAAAAAGCTTATTAAATCAAATTCTTGATAAATTAGGTGACTATATCGCAATTTACCCATTAACAAATTACATAAAGAAAACTAAATTTGAGAACCAAATTTTAGCTTCTAATCCACAAGTTAATAATATTGAAGAATTTATTAAGAACGGATATCAAAATCTTTACAAATCTATAAATAGCAAAATAGTAATTGATAAATTAAAATTGTTTGTTAATGATTTAATTGACTATGGTTCAGAATATGATAAAAGTTCGTCATTAAGTTTTGTTATTTCAAGTTTAAAAAGAATTAAACAAAACGGCACAGTTGATCTTTTAAAAACATTATTAAGCCAAATTTCAAGTACAAACAACGCTGAGCTTTTTGTTGATATTTTAGCTACTTATTTAAAATCTCATTTACAAATTGAGCTTTCTGTTGAAGAAAGAAATTTACTTGCAACATATATTCAAAACTTATTAGTTAGTGTTAAAGATTCAGATCTGTTTAACTATTTTATAAATGGTTTTGAAGATATTGCTAAAAGAATTGATTCAAATGTCATAACTGATTTTAAAAAATTAGGTAATTTTTTAAAGCAAGAACTAACAACACTTTTAACAAATTCAACAAATGCAAAGAACATTCAACAACTTTTAGATTTTATAAGTTTAAAAAATGTAGCTGATAAACAAGACTTTAACAAATTTATTAATGTTTTAGCTATTTTTCTAAGAAATGAAAGAATTGTAAATCTAATTTTAGAAAAGTCAAACCTAAAAGAATTAATTTCTTCTTTACGTAACAAAATTAATTTAGAAAGTTTACCTGAAGAAATTAGAGATGATGTTCAACAACTAATTAATAATGCAATTGATTTGTTAACTGAAAAATGAGATGAAAAAATTAATCCAAAGATCAAAGAATTAATTTCTAATTTAGTTTCAAATGAAAAAATTAAACAAGTAAATAATTTAAATCAATTACTTTCTTTATTATTAAAAGACAATAAAGATTTTATTAAAGAATTTACTACCGATTTAATTGACAATCTTTTATTAAATAGTGACGATAATAAAAATACTTTAGTTGAAATAGCAATTTACTTTATCTCACAAAAAATTAATTATGATAAATTAAGTGAAGAAGATAAAAAAGCAATTAAATCAATTATCAAAAAAGGTGTTGATTTTACTAAAGATAATCAATTGTCAAAAAACATTGTTGATGGTTTATTAAATACATTAATTCTAAATGTAGAAAACCATGGCATTGATTTTAATAAATATAATTGATCGAATTTATTAGATTCAATTAAAGTATCAGAAAGTGTTGATGTTTTTGATTTAATCAACAAATTCTTAACTGACAAAATATCAAAAGATGAACTAAAAACATTAATTAAAGTTTTATTAATTAATACTTCAGAAATTATAAAATTAATCGACTTGAATAATTCAACAAATTCAAAAGAAACAAACTTTGAAGAAACTGAAGAAGGAACTTCAAATCAACAAAACTCAAATGTTGAAAAAGTCTTAAATTTTGTTAAAAACATTATCAATAAATTATCAGCTGAAAACAAAAGAGAATTAATTCCTTATGTAATAGATGCTATTTATGATGTAAAAGAAAATGAGGCACTTAAAAACTTTCTAATTAATAAACTTGGTTTAGCCTTTAAACAATTAGATCAAAATTTAATTTCTGAAATTATTGGTAATCAGCAACCATCTAATGCTTTAGCAAGAAAAATAATAGAAAAAAGTTATCAATTATTATTAAATGAAAATAATAAGCAAAGCTTTAAACTAATTTTAGAAAGTTTATTTGCTGATGAACACCAAATAGAATTGAACCTTAAAAACTTATTAGTGAAATTACTTAAAAATGCTGACGCAAATAATCTTTCTGCATTTATTAGTAATAATATTTCTACTTTACTTGCAGATGAAGAAATTATTCAATTATTATCAAAAACATCAATAGTTTTATTAAAAAAACAATTAAATATTACTTTCGATGATAACGAGGAAAGAATATTATTAAGCTATATTAAACCGCTTTTACAATCAATGCCAAATAATGAGTTAATTATTGATTTTAAAGATGCTATTTTTAATAAATTAAAACAATTAGAAGAAAATGCAACATTTAATGATTTACAGACTAAGTTTACTGAAACAATTAATGAGTTCTTTACTTTTGACAAAGAAAAAATTAATAAACTACTTAATTTATTAATTATTAAAACTAATAGCGAAATTAATGGTGAAGCTAAACTAGTTGACTCACTTAAAATACTATTGAAGAAACAACCAATTTGAAATTTAGTTTGAAATAACTTTAATTTAAAAACCTTTATTTCAAATACACTAACAAATATTAATTTAAAAAATTCAGGATTAGGTGATTCTTCAAAATCCGCCTTGAACAAAGTAATTCAAAAATTAAAAGAATTTATTGAGCAAAATTATGACACTTTAATTAAAGCTAATATTGATTTATTAATTGAAAAACTTTTATCAGATGATGTTTTAGAAAACGTAAATTCATTTGAAACATGATTTGAAAAATTTGTAACAGTTAATAAAGAATGATTAATTGAAAAATTAGATGAGATAGTTAATACCTTCTTAAGTCATGAACATGGAAATAATTTAAGAGAAAAAATAGCTGATTTCCTAGTTGAAATTTTTGCTGAAAAACTTAATAATATAACTTTCGAAAATACTCAAAAGCAAGATTTAAAAGCAACATTTTTAAAATTAATTAATTATGTTGGGGGCTTTAACATTACTAAAGGTATTGCTAAGTCAACAATCGAAACATTAATCAAAAATATACAACAATATCATTTTGAATTTAATGAATATGATTTCAATGGTTTAATTGATGTTATTGAAATATTTAACTCAATTAATATTGAAAAAATATTAGAATTCTTAAATAGATTAGAATCAAAAGACTTATCAACAATAATTCTATTAATAATTAATAATTTTGAGAAAATTGAGGCCTTATTTAAGGTTTCGCAATCAGTAGAATCTTCTGAAGAATCAGCTGAAACAACAAATAATAAAAATACAAAAATTATTCAATTTAATGAAAAAGAAGGAATCAAAATTTATATTGGCGATTTATTTAAATTATTTAAAGCTTCTTTATCTATTTTAAATGAGCAAGATCGTCAATTAATTAAAAGTAAAATTCCTTCGCTGGTTGAAAAAATTAGAAAATCACAAAAAATTAAATCATTTATTGGTGACAAGCTTCAAGTTCTAACTAGTGCAATTTTAAAAGAAGATAATAGTGCTACTGAATTTGCAAATAAAACTAAAGAAAAAATTGTTGATATTCTTTTTGTAAATGAAGACACAAAGGATTTCTTAACATCAATTATTAATTCATTAATTAATTTAGATAAAAGCGCTTTAAATGATATTAACACAATGAATGATTTAGTTAAAAAACTATTGAGTTCAAATAAAGAAACAATAAAGAACTTTATCAAAAAGTTAGTTCAAAATGCTTCGCAAGATGAAACTTACATCACAAATTTATTTAAATTTGTTTTAAGTATTTTAAATAATAAATTAGCTTTTGATACAACCGGAGATGAAGTTCAAAACATTTCATCCCTTGCAACAAGAATAGTTAAAAACTTAAGTAGTAAAAATATTGTTACTGATTTAATTGAAAAACTATTTGAAGGAATTATTGATTTGGAAATTTTTGATCAGGAAGGACAATTTGACACTAACGCTTTAGTTCAAAAAACAATAACAGCATTAAAAGCAATTGATTGAAAATCATTATTTACTTCAAAAAATGTCGAAGATTTATTTAAAGCAATCTTAGGAGAAAATTTAACTAAGGATCAATTATTTAATGAATTTAATTCTTTATATCAATACTTAGTAAGAAATATTCCTAAACTAAATAAAAATAAGGAAAACTCTTCTGAAAATGAAGAAACACCAAATCCTGATTCAGTTATTTCTAAAGAACAAAAAGCTTTCTTAAAAAATATTGAATCAACTATTTATAATGTTTTAGTTGGTCTAAATGGTTCATTAGAAGCTGAAGAATCAGCTAGAAAAGAAGCTATTGTTGATATAGCACACACAATTTTTAAAGATCAAATTAAAAAAATAAATTGAAAAGAAATTGATCAAGAAGTTATTCCTAAAAATGAACTTCAAACCATTGTCGACAGATTTATTGAGAAATCTGTTTTAAAAGATTTAATTAAAGACGTAGCAACAGACTTTTTAACAAAACCAAAAGTAGAGGCTGAAAATATTGGTGAAATAGTTCACAAAACATTACAAAAAGTTTCAGAAAAACTAAAGGGTAATGTGACAAAAGTTATTGAAGCTATTATTAGTGATGATGAATTAATGAGAATTGTTTTATCTCATATTATGAACTATCTAAAACTGGAAAACACTACTGAAGAAGATGTTGTTTTCTTAAAAGAATTAGTTGTAGCAATCATTCAGGATCTAATTAAAACTGAATATTACAAAAGAAAAATTGTAAAAAGAACAGTTGATCATGTTGTTAATTACAGTAAAAATTTCACTATTTTTGAACCACTTAAATGATTAACAGATGCAATCAACAAAATTAAATCAGGATTTAGTTTTGGTGATATAAAAATTGTTGCTTCATTTATAGGACAAAATAAAGCAATTAATGGTGAGAGATTAGTCAAATTAATTAACTTATTATTTGGAAAAAGTAATTTAGAAAATTCTATTCTATACAACAATTTAAGAAATCTAAATATGGACCCAGACCGTTCTAAGAGAACAAACATGCAAACATTATTGAATTTTATAAAGATAGGAAATATTTCTTCAGGTTCATCTAGTGCACCAAGTGATGATCCAGATAATATTTCTCCAGATTTAGATGCACTAAAATTAATGGATGAAATTTTTAAAATCTTATATCAACAATATAATAAGAATAGTAATACAAGCAATAGTAGTTTTAAAGTTCGTTCAAAAACTCCAGAATGACAAGCTGTTTATCGTTTTAAAGTTGCTATGGACTTTATTATCTTCGAAATGTTTGGACGTGAAAGTTTAGTTTCAGACCGTGATGTAAAAGGTAGAAAAATTAACCTATATTCTGGTGTTAGGTCAATTTTATGAGAAATTCAAGAAGGAACTAATATTTCCGCAATCCCATTCTTAAGTTCAAAATTCTCAGGTATGCAATCTTACTTCAACAATGAGGAAAATCGTCGTCAATTTACTAACTATGTAAAAAGTGAATCTGGCTGAGGTTTCTGAAAATCATGAAGTTACTTTGAAGAAAATGACTATGGTCCTGAATCTATTACTTATATTATTATAAGTTCTGGTTATAATCAAAGTGAAATGAATAAATTAACTAAATTTAAATATAAAGTAAGAGAAAATGGGCCAGAATATGAAATTTCTAAAAAAGACTACATTCTTTTAACATTAAAAGAAGGTGGTTATGGTAAATTTATGAAAATAAATGATAGACAATCATCAGCTAATTGATCAAAATTGAATCAAGTTAATAAAGATGATTTCTATTAA
- a CDS encoding DNA-processing protein DprA, with protein sequence MNEILLYLAAKYKGEWNRIYKAIKEKENILEEEFNNSIKIIKQDNFKFVSIIDKEYPKQLLNMNKPPFVLFYEGNWEILSNAKKCVYLTGEYETEEIVKYIDRLENNEDYVFFSMFWNGLEKTILRKLLERKFKVVILLPSGIEYAKNNLNLDIFQNENCLFLSEYPNNYHSTKEAFYARQRICACFCKKMILLSSLDQKYNSVINEFLDQGKDIECLIFKDHLNDDKNIELINQGATLISDKNEIC encoded by the coding sequence ATGAATGAAATTTTACTATACTTAGCAGCGAAATATAAAGGTGAATGAAATAGAATATATAAAGCGATAAAAGAAAAAGAGAATATATTAGAAGAGGAATTTAATAATTCAATTAAAATCATAAAACAAGATAATTTTAAATTTGTTTCAATAATCGATAAAGAATATCCAAAACAATTATTGAATATGAACAAACCTCCTTTTGTGTTGTTTTATGAAGGGAATTGAGAGATATTAAGTAATGCAAAAAAATGCGTTTACTTAACTGGGGAATACGAAACAGAAGAAATAGTTAAATATATTGATAGATTAGAAAATAATGAAGATTATGTATTTTTTAGCATGTTTTGAAATGGATTAGAAAAAACAATTTTAAGAAAATTACTTGAAAGAAAATTCAAAGTTGTGATTTTGCTGCCAAGTGGTATAGAATATGCAAAAAACAACTTAAATTTAGATATTTTTCAAAATGAAAATTGTTTATTTTTATCAGAATATCCAAATAATTATCATTCAACTAAGGAAGCTTTCTATGCTAGACAAAGAATTTGTGCATGTTTTTGCAAAAAAATGATACTTTTATCATCATTGGATCAAAAATATAACAGCGTTATTAATGAATTTCTAGATCAAGGAAAAGATATTGAATGTTTAATTTTTAAAGATCACTTAAATGATGATAAAAATATTGAATTAATTAATCAAGGTGCAACTTTAATTAGCGATAAAAATGAAATTTGTTAA
- the deoD gene encoding purine-nucleoside phosphorylase produces the protein MTPHINAKDNAFAKLVLMPGDPLRAKYIADNYLENVELVSDVRNVFMYTGFYQGNKISVCASGMGVPSIGIYAYELFNQYGVEAIVRIGSAGSFKADLKNYELVLASTAYSESTAFRNSIIKGDKNNIAIPSTELNQLILSHAKDLNMNIHFDRILSEDAFYGDESVEERVQKSGGAVCVEMEAYGLFTVAEKLNKKAATLLTISDNLITHEYTTSEERQNSFNAMMKLALSLAKDFQ, from the coding sequence ATGACACCGCACATAAATGCAAAAGATAATGCTTTTGCTAAATTAGTTTTAATGCCAGGAGACCCTTTAAGAGCAAAGTATATTGCTGATAACTATTTGGAAAATGTTGAATTAGTTTCAGATGTTAGAAATGTTTTTATGTACACAGGTTTCTATCAAGGTAATAAAATTTCAGTTTGCGCTTCGGGGATGGGAGTGCCTTCTATTGGAATTTATGCCTATGAATTATTTAATCAATATGGTGTTGAAGCAATTGTAAGAATTGGATCAGCAGGATCTTTTAAAGCTGATTTAAAAAACTATGAATTAGTTTTAGCTTCTACAGCATATAGTGAAAGTACAGCATTTAGAAATTCAATTATTAAAGGGGATAAAAATAATATTGCAATCCCTAGCACAGAATTAAATCAATTAATTTTATCTCATGCTAAAGATTTGAATATGAACATTCATTTTGACAGAATATTAAGCGAAGATGCTTTTTATGGTGATGAATCAGTTGAGGAAAGAGTTCAAAAATCTGGTGGAGCTGTTTGCGTTGAAATGGAAGCATATGGATTGTTCACAGTTGCGGAAAAACTAAATAAAAAAGCAGCAACATTGCTAACAATTTCAGATAACTTAATAACACATGAATACACAACCAGTGAAGAAAGACAAAACTCATTTAACGCTATGATGAAATTAGCTCTTTCTCTTGCAAAGGATTTCCAATAA
- a CDS encoding thymidine phosphorylase, whose protein sequence is MRIIDIINKKANKQELTKQEIDFFIKNYVDGNIPDYQASALLMAIRLNSLNETETSHLTNAMIYSGDTIDWSYLNTTIVDKHSTGGVGDKVSIVLCPILSSLGLTVAKMSGRGLGHTGGTLDKLESISGYNISLSDKKFKEVVEEHHIAIVGQNEKLVPADKKIYALRDVTGTVESIPLIASSIMSKKLATGSNCILLDVKCGNGAFMKNLEQAKKLGLLMIEIGKRLNRKIAVEITNMEKPLGRAIGNKIEILEAIETLKGNGPKDFEEIIYSSGITLLMLANKAKDEQEARLMIDEVISNKKALQKFNEWIKAQNGNVDEVYEKDWFNPKYKYEIISDKEGYLKINSAIEFGLVAMKLGAGRSKKEDNIDFEAGIYLNKTSNDYVNKNDVLFTLYSSNPIDSNLANDLLDKIEFSNKPFEIKEVLTKLN, encoded by the coding sequence ATGAGAATTATTGATATTATTAATAAAAAAGCTAATAAGCAAGAATTAACCAAACAAGAAATAGACTTTTTTATTAAAAATTACGTTGACGGGAACATTCCTGATTATCAAGCTTCTGCTTTACTAATGGCAATTAGATTAAATTCTTTGAATGAAACTGAAACTTCTCACCTTACAAATGCGATGATTTATTCTGGTGATACAATTGATTGATCTTATTTAAATACTACAATTGTTGATAAACACTCAACTGGTGGTGTTGGAGATAAAGTAAGTATCGTCTTATGTCCAATTCTTTCTTCATTAGGCCTAACAGTAGCAAAAATGTCAGGAAGAGGTTTGGGACATACAGGTGGAACATTAGATAAATTAGAATCAATCTCAGGTTATAACATTTCATTATCTGACAAGAAGTTTAAAGAAGTTGTTGAAGAACATCATATTGCTATTGTTGGACAAAATGAAAAATTAGTACCAGCAGATAAAAAAATCTATGCTTTGAGAGATGTAACTGGTACAGTTGAATCTATTCCTTTAATTGCATCATCAATTATGTCTAAAAAATTAGCCACAGGATCTAATTGTATTCTTTTAGATGTTAAATGTGGTAATGGTGCATTTATGAAAAATCTAGAACAAGCTAAAAAACTTGGTTTGTTGATGATTGAAATTGGTAAAAGATTAAATAGAAAAATAGCAGTTGAAATAACAAACATGGAAAAACCTTTAGGTCGTGCTATTGGTAATAAGATTGAAATTTTAGAAGCTATTGAAACTTTAAAAGGAAATGGTCCAAAAGATTTTGAGGAAATTATTTATTCTTCAGGAATTACCTTATTAATGTTAGCAAATAAAGCTAAAGATGAACAAGAAGCACGTTTAATGATTGATGAAGTAATTTCAAACAAAAAAGCTTTACAAAAATTTAATGAATGAATAAAAGCTCAAAATGGTAACGTTGATGAAGTTTATGAAAAAGACTGATTTAATCCAAAATATAAATATGAAATTATTTCAGATAAAGAAGGATATTTAAAGATTAATTCTGCCATTGAATTTGGATTAGTAGCAATGAAATTGGGAGCTGGTAGAAGTAAAAAAGAGGATAATATCGATTTTGAAGCAGGTATTTATTTAAATAAAACTTCTAATGATTATGTTAATAAAAATGATGTTTTATTTACGTTGTATTCATCTAATCCAATTGATTCAAATTTAGCAAATGATTTATTGGATAAAATTGAATTTAGTAATAAGCCTTTTGAAATTAAGGAAGTTTTAACTAAATTAAATTAA